The nucleotide sequence AAATGTCATCATTGAAGATCGCTTCCTGTTGGAATTGGACCTTCTGTGGAGAGGACGAAAGACGTCGAGCTCGGGTGTCGAGGAACTTGCGGAGCAGAGGTTCGCTGCGACGACGACGCGCCTGGTTACCGGCCTTGATACGGATTGGCTCGGtgggctgaggagaagaaaacaTCCACGAGTTGGAGCTACCGAAAGAAGTTGTTTTCCCGAAGTCGAAGGTCTCACTAGGCTCAAGGACTTCAAGTGTGCAACCGTGTGGCTTGGGAGTAGCGGGAGGGAGGATGACAGGAAGAAGGGCAGCGAGACCGATGGGACTGTCGGTCTGCTGAGGGGAGGAGGGGTTGAAAGGAGCACTCTGGGCAGCAGGAGTAGCAGGAGTTGAGGGCTCAACCCGGTTCCACTGAGAGGGAGTGGGAGCGATGGGTCGCGAGTAGTTCATGACAGGCGACGAGGATTTGTTGGGGGTCTCTGGGAGACCGGTATCTTCGAAAGAAGATGAGTCGCACTCAGATGGCACTCGGAAAGTTCGGCCAGGGCGGGCGGGAGAGTCAGCGACGGACTCAGTGGACATGTTGTCCTTGGCAGCAGATCCATAGACAGGGCTGGAACGCTGGGCGAGAGGTGAGGAAGCATGCTTCGACTTCGAAGGGGACGATTTCGAAGGAGACGACTTGGAAGGAGAACCTTGGATGCGTTTGGCAAGCTTCGAAAGTCGGCGGACActcttcttgatggtgtCGCTGGTGATGAGACGAGTAAGTCGCTTCGAGGGAGAAGGCGACCCAGGGAAGAGAACAGACTCTTCAACAGGCTCCTGAACAGCGATGGGGCTCTCTGGCTCCTCTTCGTCCAAGATAGTGGAGAGTTCGGGCTCGCCGAGAGCAGCGAGGCGCTTTCGAGGATCCCGACGACTGTTTTGCAGTGCGGTGGTGACCTCTGTGATGGACGCGTCCCTGAGATTGACGGACTGTTTTCCGGACTCGTTGGCATCTTGGATCTTGCGAAGCACATCGTCGTAGGTTAGGAATCGGTTACCTCTGGCGGGCGCCAGGGTAATAGGAGAGCCGTCTGTATCGACAACGTCGGTGCTGATGATGCTAGCAGCTCGCTTGGCCGGAACGATTTGTCGGGCTCCTTGTTCGATAGCCTTCACGTCTTCGCGTGTATGACCAGAGTAAGTGTCGAGAAGGCCGTTCGCAATATGAACTAGATTAAATGTCAGTCAAATTTCAGCACAGTTTTGAGGAGCTGCTTACCCTTGGCTCTCATGAGATTGTGCATGTGCTGTGCATgcgagaacatcaagaaaTCCTCAAACACTGGTTCTCTATCCACAGATTTGTAGGATTCTAGTCGTTGGACTTTGCGAGGAAGAGTAAGGTCGAAACCGAGCTCTTCGCGAGTAGGGACAGGAATGGCGGAGACATTTGGGAAGATGACGAAGGGTGTATCGAGCTGGAGACTGTTGGAGACCGTGACTCGGCGCATGATCTGTCGGTTGGAGCTGGGAGCAGCAAGCGACTGTGTAGGAACCCGTTCCCACGCGGGCGGTCGGGTAAGTGGCTTCTTGAACGCAAAGTTTCCAAAGCTGAGGAATCTATCGGAACCGTTAGTGAGGCTGATTTGAGTTCAACGGTCGAGAAAGCCTACGTCTTGCCGGCGTCGACACGAGTGTCGCCAGTGGTCGCGAAATGCGGGATGAAGTCTGGAGCAACCGGTTTACTGCAAATAAAATGTCAGTATTCTCAGGAGACGGCATGACATCTTCACGATCGGAATCAATACTCACAGTTGCATGGGCTCTTGCCCAAAGCCCCATTTGGGGACGTCCTTCGCCGCCATCGCAAAGATGCAGCGCGGAAGAGAAGGTTTCTAAAGTAAACAAACCTCCCGCGATACGGGGTAACGAAGCGAAGTGGATGCGAAAAGTGTGAAAGTAAAGCTTGCAGAAGCTGGAGACTGTGAAGAAAGTGTTTGCGAAGTAGCAGTTGAGTTCGTGAAGAGATCGTTGGTGAAGCCAAGTGCTGGTGCgcaaagaagctggagagatTGTTTTGTTTTGCGGAATGAATTTCGATGTGGGCTGCGAAGATGGAGGCGCTTTGGGCTTGGAGCTCCAGACGCGTCTGTGGGCACCAGATAATTGTGGGGCGTGACTGGTCACCGCTTTCAGGGTCCACTGCTGGCAGCTGGCGAGCAGTGACGGCTTGTCAATGAGAAGCAGAAGTAAACAATTGAGACTTTACTTGCTGTGAGGCCAGCGATTCTTGTTGCTGTAGGCTATTGTTGTTCAACTGTTGATTCACTGGCGCTGGTGACATTTACGTTTGGTCCGAGTGATCATTGTCGAACCACAGACCACCACGATCTACCTCTAGTAAATGAGAGTGCCAAGGATCAATAGAGTCTAAAATGAGATTGATTTTACTCTATTATCGCCAGTATTCATTGTTTGACAGCGATTCCGCCATTATTGTTTATCGAGGCTCCAAATGTCAACTCAAGACGTTGGAACATGCTTAAAGATGTAAGGTAGATCGGAGTTAGATACTGACACAGTCGACAGACCAATCACATTCCATGAATGACACTGAAGTGCCGTACCGCCTTGCCCTGAGCTTGGCTATTCCATTCTGATGAGCTTCTCCCGTGTCGAGTAAAAGCATGTCTCACCTGAGCCAGAAATGGCTCCCGTCTCTGCTCAAGCCATATGTTCGTTTCGAGTACCACAAACTGAACGATAGCATTAAATTTGACATCTGTGATCAAAATCCCTGGACTATAAGCGGGAACCAGCGGATATGCTAAACCAGGTCAGGGTCTTTTCTGCTCGGCTCGACAGGAATGTTTGTTTACTTTCTGCGGGTCCTGTCGATGCAGAATGCGACAATTGTAGCAACCCAACACGAATGGGCTGGGACAGCCTTGGAAGACCACTGCATTGTTGCAaaaatatatctaaatattttGAATACACCCTTCTATTAGTTACTCGCTTAAAGTGTGTCGAAATTGTGCTCTAAACTTTGATCCTTGAATTTTCACACTCTAGCTCTAGGGTAGCTCGATTTGAGTCTCAGATCCAAGGCGGGGTGTGGCCCGCCCCGCCGCACGCTTCATGCCACTCACTCCATCCATTTGAGCCGCGTGCGCAGTGAACGTCATCCCTCCAGGCCACCATCTCCGACCCTTACAATCACCACCTTCACGACACCCATCGCGAATCTGCCCTCTACAACCCCCCCACCACGGCCAAACCCTCTTCTTTACTATCATCGATCCCTACAAACATCAAGATGAACCGCCTCTTCGGCTCCAAACCCACGGGCCCCAAACCCACCCTCAACGGCGCCATAACCAACCTCGACACCCGCATATCCTCCCTCGACACCAAACTCAAAGCCCTCAACGCCGAGCTCGGCGCCTACCAAGAAAAGCTGTCCCGCATGCGTGAAGGCCCCGGCAAGCAGGCGATGAAGCAAAAGGCCCTCAAGGTGCTGCAGCGCCGCAAGGCGTACGAGGcggagaaggacaagctcgAGAGCCAGGTGTGGAACATGGAGCAGGCGAGCAACATGCAGGACAACCTCAAGAACGTGATGACGCAGGTGGAtgcgatgaagacgacgaataaagagctgaagaagcagtaCGGCAAGATCGACATCGACAAGATTGAGAGGTTGCAGGATGAGATGGCGGATCTGATGGATGTGGGTAATGAGATTCAGGAGAGTTTGGCGAGGAGTTATGATATCCCTGAGgacgtggaggaggatgagctgGATGCTGAGTTGGAGGCGTTGGGGATGGAGGTTGAGATGGAGCATGAGATGGGTGGTGCTGTGCCGGGTTTCTTGCAGGATGAGGTCGTGCCAGAGTTTGTGGACGAGCCTCCTCAGACTGAGGACAAGGTGAAGCAGGTTGCTGGTTAACGAACGGTGTTACTGGATCATTGTGGACTTCTAAGATTTCTACATGGATTTTGCTTGTCACGGCGTTGGTTAGGTTCGTAGGGTCACCCAAGCACATTATTTTACTCTTCCATTATTGTTACGAATGCATCAAACTTGTATTTTCTACTATCGATCCCGAGTATACGCAGGTGTCTAGCATGCACTTGAACATATAAAGCACTCAACAGTACTATCGCCAGTGGAACTCCTGGATCATGCAGTTATTCTCGATAAGACTCTGCCAAGCCGATATAACCCAACTCCCTCGCTCAAAAGAATGCTTTCTGATTTATACATTTATGCTTCAGAATTACAGATCTAGTCGACAGTTGCAAAGAATcgaacagcttcttccaaTGCGGGATCCTTATTACAGAAATCCCATCCAACAATTGTTGGAGTTTGACTACAGCAGATAATTTTATGCGCGTCAAATTGTAGTTTGAAGACTCGTGCTGACGTGTTCTCGGCCGCGGCAATATGAGGATGATGGCCTGCATGATGGCCATTGTGGATTGGAGGTTGAGCTGGCTGTCCGGGAGGCGCACCTTGTGCATGAACAGCCGGAGGTTGCGCAGCTGGTCCTCCTGGGACGGGCACCGCATGAGGCATTTGACCGGATCTCGGGTTGGTACGGCCGCTATCGCTGGACATGTGAGAACTACCAGAACTCGACTGCTGTCGCATCGGCATCTGACGAATCTGGAGGTGAGCCAAAGCATCCGTTACCACCCCTCTAAGCTGGGCTCGGATCAAAGGCGACGTCTCGCGTTCGATGGCGGTTTGTAGGTAGGAATGATGAGCCAGCGCAATCGGGTATGTTGCAAGTACATGTTGTAACGAGGTGGGCCCAAGGGGAACCGCTTGGTCGATCAGCACTTGATATGAGCTTGCCGTTCGCTGAGAATCCCCGTGGTGATCGCGCAGCATCAAAGGCCCGAGAGGAGTGCCGCTCGTAGGCGGAGATCGGGGCACGATTGTGGACGTATGTGAAGACCTACTAGCCAGAGATCCGGCAACCGCGACGTTCGACGTTGCGCTCGACAAGCTGGCCGCAGCCTCACGCtgggcagcagcagcagcctcttccTGTCGGAGATGAATTGCGGGCTTCCAAACCCCTTCCTTGTCGCGTCGCCAGATAATAATGCTCTGATCATAGGAACCAGATACAATGCGACCATACTTTCggcctccaccacctcccgGGGGAACCTTGGCACCGTATGCCTGAACATCCTGAGGTCGAGAGCTTCCAGCATTTGCCCGACGGTCTCTCCTATGTCTTCGGTCCATGGCATTGTCAAtctcaccagcctcaagcGCGCGCATGTACTCAGCATCAACCGCCTTGGCCTCCGCCCAGTCTTCTGCTGTGCTGTACGGCAGATCACCGAATCCCGCCTGGACAGTACGCACCAGGTGGGCGTGTCCTCGCAACTGAGCAACCTTAAGGCCAGTAGGTGCATCAAAGATGCAGACTTCCCAATCACTGCTGCCACTAACGATTCTGCGCCCATCAAACTCCACGCACGCGATTCCCTTGTCGTGT is from Fusarium musae strain F31 chromosome 4, whole genome shotgun sequence and encodes:
- a CDS encoding hypothetical protein (EggNog:ENOG41~BUSCO:EOG09264OXC); its protein translation is MNRLFGSKPTGPKPTLNGAITNLDTRISSLDTKLKALNAELGAYQEKLSRMREGPGKQAMKQKALKVLQRRKAYEAEKDKLESQVWNMEQASNMQDNLKNVMTQVDAMKTTNKELKKQYGKIDIDKIERLQDEMADLMDVGNEIQESLARSYDIPEDVEEDELDAELEALGMEVEMEHEMGGAVPGFLQDEVVPEFVDEPPQTEDKVKQVAG